A single window of Poecilia reticulata strain Guanapo linkage group LG10, Guppy_female_1.0+MT, whole genome shotgun sequence DNA harbors:
- the LOC103471100 gene encoding gap junction beta-1 protein-like codes for MNWGTFYAVISGVNRHSTGIGRIWLSVIFIFRILVLVVAAESVWGDEKSGFTCNTQQPGCNSVCYDQFFPISHIRLWALQLILVSTPALLVAMHVAHRRHVNKKALKRSGRGSPKELEHIKNQKFEITGALWWTYMISIVFRLIFEVAFLYVFYLIYPDFKMVRLVKCDSYPCPNTVDCFVSRPTEKTIFTVFMLTVSGVCVLLNLAEVVYLIARACKRCMNCPEDEAKAAWITQRLSSYRQNEINQLIADHSLKSKLTVTKKSPTEKGERCSAF; via the coding sequence ATGAACTGGGGAACCTTTTATGCCGTGATCAGCGGTGTAAACAGGCATTCCACCGGCATCGGACGCATTTGGCTCTCCGTCATCTTCATCTTCCGCATCCTGGTGCTGGTGGTTGCCGCCGAGAGCGTTTGGGGCGATGAAAAGTCCGGCTTCACCTGCAACACCCAGCAGCCCGGCTGCAACAGCGTCTGCTACGACCAGTTCTTCCCAATCTCGCACATCCGGCTGTGGGCTCTCCAGCTCATCCTGGTGTCCACCCCGGCGCTGCTGGTGGCCATGCATGTGGCCCACAGGCGACATGTCAACAAGAAGGCCCTGAAAAGGTCGGGCCGCGGCAGCCCCAAGGAGCTGGAGCACATCAAGAACCAGAAGTTTGAGATCACAGGAGCTCTTTGGTGGACATACATGATCAGCATCGTCTTCAGACTCATCTTTGAGGTGGCGTTCCTCTACGTCTTCTACTTGATCTATCCTGACTTTAAAATGGTGCGTCTGGTGAAATGTGACTCGTACCCTTGCCCCAACACGGTGGACTGCTTCGTCTCCAGACCAACAGAAAAGACGATATTCACAGTGTTCATGCTGACCGTGTCCGGGGTGTGCGTGCTGCTCAACCTGGCCGAGGTGGTTTACCTCATCGCGAGGGCCTGCAAACGGTGCATGAATTGCCCCGAGGACGAGGCCAAAGCAGCTTGGATAACTCAAAGGTTGTCTTCATacagacaaaatgaaatcaatCAGCTGATAGCAGATCATTCGCTCAAGTCGAAGCTAACTGTGACCAAAAAGAGCCCGACCGAAAAGGGCGAGAGGTGTTCTGCCTTCTGA